A genomic region of Candidatus Spechtbacteria bacterium contains the following coding sequences:
- the rpsP gene encoding 30S ribosomal protein S16, translating into MLRIRFTRVGKKNAASFRLVLTPKLSSTKNGKFLEILGFYNPRTKEKGVHAERIAYWISKGALASDTAHNFLVKEGIIKAKKRAVHAVSKKKEEQIKVNNETVKQ; encoded by the coding sequence ATGCTAAGAATTCGTTTTACCAGGGTAGGAAAAAAGAATGCCGCAAGTTTTAGGCTTGTGCTGACTCCAAAATTGTCTTCTACCAAAAATGGAAAGTTTCTGGAGATTTTGGGTTTCTACAACCCACGAACCAAAGAAAAAGGAGTACACGCGGAGCGTATTGCCTATTGGATTTCAAAAGGCGCTCTGGCATCCGACACCGCCCATAATTTTCTTGTAAAAGAAGGAATAATAAAGGCAAAGAAAAGAGCGGTGCATGCCGTTTCTAAGAAGAAAGAGGAACAAATAAA